In Gloeomargarita sp. SKYB120, one genomic interval encodes:
- a CDS encoding polysaccharide deacetylase family protein, translating into MRDDDRPIQRLQRVIARLIGTGVQQVTYQSKPSALQVEVTVTAPTLTERQRRQWQRQLTGQVGSREIHLRVCLETGQKQPSLRRRWATVMGLGWVALMAGGWWWHSAQTSPIAKAKSLRAPLVTRPTPPVSWAWSVQRVIDREFLPQWFRRRGVRLPRETAVYAARIAPGVAGPAYAFYEAGLGAFSQDFWPASTVKVLPAIAALEWVHRQGFSGDVTVAFPQLQDRLMVILDRSIRESSNLDYDLTLQLVGLDWLNHHFLTPERGFPTTTLQRGYSGLNVYTSPPLTLQEGHRRKTLPRRSAQGWNRCPRRGNCANLFELTEAIRRVVLHRELSSAEQFRIADADIARLTASLCQAEPSFFAAGAQAALRQTPRICHKPGWVLHRHCVDSGVIIAGQERYLLAIAMPAWSAGDDCQGLSRLAQQVLTALRQAPPTLLHQPNQGEPVQAQLLTRPGGHELVVRVAGADRVAVWLDREPWGERPGPQPEYRWFKRRVTPGERLLRVQAWREGKPIAYHSQKVVVRPVEEPPLSCETPLSPIAAQVIYRGSRRKSQVALSFDDGPHGRYTPRILDILRQEGALATFFVQGRMARQHPGVLRRIQAEGHEIGNHTTHHVRLTLLDAAQFRQEVATTQALVCRLAGVQPRYLRPPFGHYDFKTASWAAELGLTLLMWDVDTRDWQHRNPQRIIQIVQQQAQPGSIILMHDIFGSTVEALAAVIATLRAKNLELVTVGQLLAPGEPITRR; encoded by the coding sequence ATGCGGGACGACGACCGACCCATCCAGCGACTGCAACGAGTTATCGCGCGCCTTATCGGAACAGGGGTTCAACAGGTCACCTATCAATCCAAACCGTCGGCGCTGCAGGTGGAAGTGACTGTGACGGCACCAACGTTGACCGAGCGCCAGCGCCGGCAATGGCAGCGACAGTTGACTGGACAGGTTGGGTCACGGGAGATACACCTGCGGGTGTGCTTGGAGACAGGACAAAAGCAGCCATCCCTGCGCCGGCGATGGGCAACGGTGATGGGATTGGGATGGGTTGCCCTGATGGCGGGGGGCTGGTGGTGGCACAGCGCTCAGACCTCACCCATCGCCAAAGCGAAATCCCTAAGGGCGCCGCTGGTAACGCGACCAACGCCGCCAGTTTCCTGGGCCTGGTCGGTGCAGCGGGTGATAGACCGCGAGTTCTTGCCCCAATGGTTTCGGCGCCGGGGCGTGCGGTTACCCCGAGAAACGGCCGTATACGCCGCGCGGATTGCGCCCGGGGTGGCTGGGCCAGCCTATGCCTTTTACGAAGCGGGGTTGGGTGCCTTCAGCCAGGACTTTTGGCCGGCCTCCACCGTCAAGGTGCTTCCGGCAATCGCCGCCTTGGAGTGGGTCCATCGTCAAGGCTTTAGCGGCGACGTGACGGTGGCCTTTCCCCAACTACAAGACCGGTTGATGGTCATCCTGGACCGTTCGATTCGGGAAAGCTCGAACCTGGACTACGACCTGACCCTGCAGTTGGTGGGGTTGGATTGGCTGAATCACCACTTTTTAACGCCGGAGCGGGGCTTTCCCACCACCACCTTGCAGCGGGGGTACAGCGGGTTGAACGTCTATACCAGTCCCCCCTTGACCCTGCAGGAGGGCCATCGCCGGAAAACGCTGCCGCGTCGGTCCGCCCAAGGTTGGAACCGCTGTCCGAGACGGGGCAATTGTGCGAATCTTTTTGAACTGACGGAGGCCATCCGGCGGGTGGTATTGCACCGTGAATTGTCCTCGGCGGAGCAATTTCGCATCGCCGACGCAGATATAGCCCGTTTGACAGCATCCCTGTGCCAGGCTGAACCGTCCTTTTTTGCCGCCGGCGCTCAAGCAGCTCTCAGACAGACGCCGCGGATTTGCCACAAACCGGGCTGGGTGCTGCACCGGCACTGTGTGGATAGCGGGGTGATTATCGCTGGTCAGGAGCGCTATTTACTGGCAATTGCCATGCCGGCTTGGAGCGCTGGCGATGACTGTCAAGGGTTGTCCCGCCTAGCCCAGCAGGTGTTGACCGCTCTCCGTCAGGCGCCCCCAACCCTGCTGCACCAACCGAATCAGGGCGAACCGGTACAGGCCCAGTTGCTGACTCGACCGGGAGGCCACGAATTGGTGGTGCGTGTTGCCGGGGCTGACCGGGTGGCGGTGTGGCTCGACCGGGAACCTTGGGGAGAACGGCCTGGGCCGCAGCCAGAATATCGCTGGTTCAAACGCAGGGTCACGCCGGGGGAACGGCTCTTGCGGGTGCAGGCCTGGCGTGAAGGCAAACCCATTGCCTATCACAGTCAAAAGGTGGTGGTGAGACCCGTCGAAGAACCCCCGCTTTCGTGTGAAACGCCCTTATCTCCCATTGCCGCCCAAGTCATCTACCGGGGGAGTCGGCGCAAATCCCAAGTCGCCCTGTCGTTTGATGATGGTCCCCATGGCCGCTACACGCCCCGCATCTTGGACATCCTGCGCCAGGAGGGAGCGCTGGCTACGTTTTTCGTCCAGGGACGCATGGCGCGTCAGCATCCAGGTGTCCTGCGCCGGATCCAGGCTGAGGGGCACGAAATTGGCAACCACACGACCCATCACGTAAGGCTGACTTTGTTAGACGCTGCCCAGTTCCGCCAGGAGGTTGCCACCACCCAAGCGCTGGTCTGCCGTCTCGCGGGCGTCCAACCTCGCTATTTGCGTCCTCCCTTTGGTCACTACGACTTCAAGACCGCTAGTTGGGCTGCTGAGTTGGGTCTGACCCTGCTGATGTGGGATGTAGATACCCGCGACTGGCAACACCGCAACCCCCAGCGCATCATCCAAATCGTCCAGCAGCAAGCGCAACCCGGTTCCATTATCCTGATGCACGACATTTTCGGGAGTACGGTGGAGGCGCTGGCGGCTGTGATTGCGACCCTGCGCGCCAAGAACCTAGAATTGGTGACCGTT